Within Egibacteraceae bacterium, the genomic segment CCCGACTTCACCGTGCCCGTGAGCCGTCTCTTCGACCACTGAGCCTGCTGGTCACGCTCATGGGCTGGGCAAACTAGCCGACGCCAAACCCAGAGTGGGAAAGTCCCGAGGAAGTGGTGAGGTTCAGGGGGCCTGGGGGGCCGCAGACCTCACCACCTACCGGCCCTGCGCCGGGGGGGCGTGGCACGCTGCCCCGCCGGGGGGTCCCACTGGCTACCCCTCGACTGCGGTGAGGGCGCCGGTGTTCACGTTGTATACATGGCCCGACACGCTGATCTCATCGGGGATGAGCGGGCTCTGCCGGATGCGCTGCACGTAGTCGCGGACGCTGTCCTCCAGGTCGGCGAAGGGCAGGAAGTCGATGTCGGAGGCGTCGGCGCCCGTGTCGTTCGCGAGCTTGTTGCGCAGGTCGTCGTTGGAGAACGTGAGCATGCCGCAGTCGGTGTGGTGGATGACGAGGTACTCCTTCGTCCCGAGCAGGTGGGAGGAGATGATGAGGCTGCGCAGCGCGTCGTCGGACACCCGGCCGCCGGCATTGCGGATGACGTGCGCGTCGCCGACGTCGAGGCCGAGGAGGCTCTCCGGATGCACGCGAGCGTCCATGCAGGTGACCACGGCATCCTGCTGGCGGG encodes:
- a CDS encoding carbonic anhydrase, whose translation is MVTCMDARVHPESLLGLDVGDAHVIRNAGGRVSDDALRSLIISSHLLGTKEYLVIHHTDCGMLTFSNDDLRNKLANDTGADASDIDFLPFADLEDSVRDYVQRIRQSPLIPDEISVSGHVYNVNTGALTAVEG